The following proteins are encoded in a genomic region of Alteromonadaceae bacterium 2753L.S.0a.02:
- a CDS encoding putative oxidoreductase has product MIKQWIQFDHSLDKAMLIAQDILLLVLRCWIAWVFLKSGLLKYQSWETTLVLFEYEYTVPLLSAKMAALMGTSAELLLPPLVMLGFVARPAAFALFLVNIVAVISYPDISQAGIKDHQLWGLGLLWITLLGAGRISGDKLLSRWVKGH; this is encoded by the coding sequence ATGATTAAACAATGGATTCAATTCGACCACAGTCTCGATAAAGCGATGCTCATCGCACAAGATATATTATTGCTCGTGCTGCGTTGCTGGATTGCGTGGGTGTTTTTAAAATCCGGCTTATTAAAATACCAGAGCTGGGAAACCACCCTTGTACTGTTCGAATATGAATACACAGTACCCTTGCTATCAGCAAAAATGGCGGCGCTAATGGGCACCTCAGCAGAATTACTTTTACCACCACTGGTGATGTTGGGCTTCGTGGCTCGACCCGCGGCGTTCGCTTTATTTTTAGTGAATATCGTGGCTGTAATCTCCTACCCGGACATATCGCAGGCCGGAATAAAAGATCATCAACTGTGGGGCCTGGGCTTGCTGTGGATAACGCTTCTTGGTGCCGGTAGAATTTCCGGCGATAAACTCCTATCACGCTGGGTGAAAGGCCACTGA
- a CDS encoding RNA polymerase sigma-70 factor (ECF subfamily) codes for MKINQHAFELAVHAYSDDLYRYAYWLCKHQSDAEDLVQECFHRAWNAWHTLKDEKAVKSWLFTILRREFLRRFEKIRIDLDSLDDHLELPALEPGQDEILALRQALHQAPVNLREPLLLQVLGGFSCEEIAEMQQTSSGAVMTRLSRARHWLRRSLNPGSELEEAKR; via the coding sequence ATGAAAATCAATCAACACGCGTTTGAGCTCGCGGTTCACGCCTATAGCGACGATTTGTACCGCTACGCCTACTGGCTTTGCAAACACCAAAGCGACGCCGAAGACTTGGTGCAGGAATGTTTTCATCGAGCCTGGAACGCCTGGCATACACTCAAAGATGAAAAGGCGGTGAAAAGTTGGTTGTTCACCATATTACGCCGAGAATTTTTACGGCGTTTTGAAAAAATACGAATCGACCTCGATTCCCTCGACGACCACCTGGAATTACCAGCGCTGGAACCCGGGCAGGATGAAATTCTCGCGCTTCGACAGGCTTTGCATCAGGCTCCCGTCAATTTGCGTGAACCGCTATTACTTCAAGTGCTGGGAGGTTTCAGTTGCGAAGAAATTGCCGAAATGCAACAGACCAGTAGCGGTGCAGTAATGACACGACTCTCCCGAGCGCGCCACTGGCTGCGCCGTAGTTTAAATCCAGGCTCAGAGCTTGAGGAGGCAAAACGATGA
- a CDS encoding threonine/homoserine/homoserine lactone efflux protein, with amino-acid sequence MALDLTIFLLTSLAIILTPGQDLLMVMSRGVTQGASAGVVTALGVSTGLLGHTLLATFGVGALLLASDALFFVVKLLGAAYLLYLGFKLLLARQSEIHAIACEPKPLWRCYLTGAVSNLTNPKVTLFYFAYLPQFIPAGHQNPYLLLMLGALFAALTFVVKAPIGYFAGRCSQWVLRHPLVLLRFNQLSGVVLISFGVKLAFARK; translated from the coding sequence ATGGCATTAGATTTAACGATATTCTTATTGACCTCTCTGGCCATAATTCTAACCCCCGGCCAGGATCTTCTCATGGTAATGTCTCGCGGCGTTACACAGGGGGCCTCGGCGGGCGTAGTGACGGCATTGGGCGTAAGCACCGGGCTTTTGGGGCATACCCTGTTGGCCACCTTTGGGGTAGGGGCATTGTTGCTGGCTTCCGATGCATTATTTTTTGTTGTGAAGTTGCTAGGTGCGGCTTATTTGCTGTACTTGGGTTTTAAACTCTTGCTAGCGCGGCAAAGCGAGATCCACGCCATTGCGTGTGAACCTAAACCGTTATGGCGTTGTTATTTAACGGGTGCTGTTTCCAATCTTACTAACCCTAAAGTGACTTTGTTCTATTTTGCCTACCTGCCGCAATTTATCCCTGCAGGACACCAAAACCCGTACCTTTTGCTCATGTTGGGTGCCTTATTTGCCGCGTTAACTTTTGTTGTAAAAGCGCCTATTGGTTATTTTGCCGGGCGCTGCTCTCAGTGGGTTTTACGTCACCCTTTGGTGTTATTGCGGTTTAATCAGCTGAGTGGCGTGGTATTAATTTCGTTTGGTGTGAAGTTGGCTTTCGCGCGTAAATAA